DNA from Bradyrhizobium japonicum USDA 6:
GGGACCTGCGGCTTTTGCCACTCCGACGGCGGCCGGGCTGCCGGCAGGGGACCGCAACTGATGAATTCGCAACGAGACGACGACTTTCTGCACAACCGTATCAAGACCGGCAAGCAAGGTGCGATGCCGGCATTCGGCGAGAGCTTCAGTGACGCGCAGATCGACCAGATCGTCAAATATATCCGCGCCTTGAAGCCGCGCGAAGGCTGACCCTCCGGAACCTGATCCATCCAGATGAGGACGCGGCATGAAGGCAATTGTCCTGGTTATCGTCGGTGCCGCCATCGGGCTGTCGGGACCGGCGCAGGCGCGAACCCTGGACGCGATCCGCGCGAGTGGCGCGCTCGGACTATGCGCGCATCCCAACTCGCTTCCTTTTGCGCGCAAGGGCGGCGATCCGCCCGGTTTTCAGGTCG
Protein-coding regions in this window:
- a CDS encoding c-type cytochrome, whose protein sequence is MSLPAVLGASLLCVVVARAQSATPAPDNGSLDVEQLFAGTCGFCHSDGGRAAGRGPQLMNSQRDDDFLHNRIKTGKQGAMPAFGESFSDAQIDQIVKYIRALKPREG